TTCCCGTTTTCCTTCAACTTTTTGAGGCATTTCTTGtttcacattttaaatgaaaaatgttctgCCTCCCTTCCTCACGGTGGAGTTCCTCCCATTAGGAGGGTTGATTCTTTCACCAAGCGAGGACAGCAGGTGTCTGGAAAGTCTCTCCGATGTTGCTTTTCATGCGTAGGGAGGAGAGTGTTCCCTGGTGGGACGCCAGGCAAGACACCCATTCTACAATGAGCCAGACATCCCCCGCTGCTTAGCTACATCTCAGATCACAGCGGTTCACAGTTTACACAGGGGCCCCACGGAAACCACCCTTGCTCAACGTTCCAAAGGAAGCTTCTCAGGAGGGGAGTTAATCTAAGCCAGAGGAGAAAAGGCACATTGTAACTGAAGTCCATTAAAACCAATTCTGCCTGTCAGAAGGCAGAGAGCTGTGGAATCTTAGGTGCCCATGCAAGGAGGGGTTAGTGGGGAAAAGGGAGGCAGTACCATGGTTTTGTGCTTTGACAAACACCGTTGTCAGACCTTTTtgggctggtggtggtggtgggagggtcACTGCGCTTGCCATGAGCTCATGAACCAAGCTATGCTGCCTCAGGCCCAGTTCTCAGGCTCTGGGCCAGCAGTTTCTGCACACTACTGTATACGGAGCTTGACGTTCGCAGCTGTACCAAGGTGGAGACTGGCTCATTCTCAGAGCCGAGGTCTTCTAGCAACTCTGCTCCCTGACCTGGACAGGCCAAGGGTGGGCGAGGGAAAAGGACAGCAGGGTCTTTGAGCATTTggcagccctggagcagagaaggaatAAACGGCTGATTAAAGTTGCCTGTTAGCTTCTGGGCACTTGGGGACGTGATCTGGTTTGGTGCTGTCAGTGGGACACAAGGTGAGAAAAATCAGCTCACTGCTTTGAGGGATTGAAACGGCTAGAAAGACCCTCGAAGCCTGTTACCAAAAGGAGCCTTGTGCCACGTAGCATTTCCATCCATTCTAAGGTCCTTCACAGGCTCATTTCTTTGCTGCAAATGTGCAAAGCTATTCCTACCAGTGCCTGCCCCTGTGCTGTACAAGAACAGACGGGCCCAGTGTGCCCTGCCACGGCATCTATGATCTCTCCCATTCCTGGCTGTCAGACATAACagccctgagaatgagcaacagaagGAAGCAGGTGCAAACTCCTGCACTAGTCCCGGCAGGTGGCTCCGAGCTCAGCTGTACTATGGATTTGCCCTCCAAACTGCATCTGTGCTTTTGTTCTCCCTAACCCAGAACAGAGTGTCGGGCTTAGCAATTCACTCACACAGCCCACTCGGTAACCTGGCACCAAAAGAGACAAATCAGCTTCCTTGTAGCACTTAGGGCCGTGTAGGTAAGCTGAGTGATGCACCAGCAAGGGCTGCCAAATCCTGTTTATGATCGGGAGGAGAGGGGATGTCAGGTTTATTATGCTGGAACCGACTCCCCTCCACCCAACTGGCACATCCTATGTTTATGCAACATTCAAGGACATCTTCACGTCGCTTAAGGGGGGTGAGAGGTTCCTCCCCCCCCAAGCTTTTTGAAGAAAGCTGCTTTTGCACAGCCCCTACCACCTGAATGTTTCCATGGCAGGAAGTGCTTCATGTCACGTAGAAACCTGAAGCTTGTATTAAAAAGAAAGcttgattaaaaaaagaagacGGTTTGCCCAAGCTCAACGTTGGTGAAAAGTGACATTTAATATAGCAGTAGCACTGGGAGCAAGAGACTGGCAGCTGTCTTTGAACCTGGCTTAATCACAGGGGGGGGAATGTCTTAAAATATTTAAGGTAAAAAGTTTAACAGTAAAAGTTCTGCCTCCTGTTATTAAAGCCTTTATTTTATGACCTTTGACCCTGGGCCCTCAGATTGCTAGAGTAATAAACGTGTCACTTTGCAGTAAGAGAGTTAGCAGCCCCAACAGCACAGACTGAATCAAAGCCTGTCGGTGTCCAATACACAAGACAGTTCTCATGCAAGAAGAGAAGTGTCTCTGCCTGTAAGCTGGGGTATGGTGTGCTAAGCCGAATTTTTGGAGGGTGGATGATTCTTAAACTCTGTCTCGAACAGATGCAAGAAAAATTCTTAACCCTAGGCAGAGGGAGAAGTTAGAAGCAGGATAATAGCATTATGGACTATTTCCAGAGCATCTTCCAtgtttttccctctctctgcttATACTTCTGAGCTCCATTTCTGAAGTGAGACGGCACAGTGAGTGGGGCAGTGCTGAATTCTCCAGCTGGCACTACATTCTCCCCTGAGTTAACACCCAGCTTGTTTCAAGGCTAATTACCCAGAGCAAGAGCCTGGAAATGTCAGTACGCCCAGCAAGTGCTCGAGGGTCTAATGCATGTCACCGACAGGTAATTAGCACCTCCCAAGGCCACACAGATCCTGACTGCTGTGGCCATAGTCTGCCCTGCTGCTCCAGCACTTGTGAGATCTGTTCTGACAGCTGAGGCCACTTAGCAGCACCAAAGAGCTAACAAAGTGAGGAAGCGACTGGGATCCAGAGCCTCGCAGAATGGGTTTGCCTTGGGAGGGAGAGTTAAGGCAACCAGAAAAAGTGGCTGGAGCAGAACTCCAGGACCAAGGGTTGGTGTAATCTTATCAAACAGGCAAATGAGCTAATCCAGACCTATTGAGTCCACACGTTCTACCCCACGGACCACACAGCAAATAAAACAAAGGCCAATGTTTTCTGAAAAGGTAGTAACAGAAATGGAGAAACCGTGAGAAAGATTTGTAACAGGACCAGTCATAGTAACCACACAGAAGCCCATTGATTTCTACCGTCTCCTGACCCATCCTCCAGACATGCCACCAGTTGTCATCCCTAGTTAACCGGCTCCCTCACCGTGTACCCGAAATTCTTTAACGAACCAAAAAAGTCTGCTACTTCCTTGGTGAGGGGTAAGTGGATCCCTCCAGAGAACTGCTGTTGGATTGTGTCAGCAGCTATAACAGTTCCCTGTTTCTGGCAGAGATATTTGTCCAGCTCTCATGGGGAGCGGATGCAGGCCAGACAGCCTTCCATGTGCCGAAACCTGCAGCACCATAAGGAGGCTGCTCCTGGACAGAGAGGAAGATGCTCTGTAATGGAACTTCCCCAACTCAAGGCAGAAACGGTCTGAGAGCTCCCAACCCTGGCTTCGCATGTTCAGTTTGAGAACCAGAACCAAAAGGAGGTTGAGCAAGTTACATCAGCACCCAAGGGGAAGAGAGGATAAAAAGTCCTAATGTCCAGATCAAACCTGCATCAACAAGCTGATTGCTTGCAAAGAGcaggttgttgggtttttgttaACTGAGTCTGAAACAGGAGTTGAAATCCTGGAATCTCCTCCAGAGCCCTGGATGAAGAGTGCTGCTGCCCCATCATCAGAGTTTTGTCTCACTCAGGATGATATTTGCAGTTACAAACACAAAGCAGAAAAGACTCCAGAGCAGCACAAACCAGATCCAGAAGATGTGCCGGAAAGGGGATAGATGGTTATTGACTGTGCCACTGCCGAAGATCAGCTGAGTGTCCTTCCGACTACAGTAGGCCAAGAAAGCTGGGATGATGTACTGGATCCCATTGCCAGCATAGGCTCCCGTGATGCCCACCAAGGACTCCAAATCATGTGTGCAGACAGCCACCAGCACAGGGGGAATCAGAGTGATTGCTGGAAAGACAATCCTATCCACCACCCATGGGTACGTCCCACCTTCCCGGTGGAAAAGGGTCTTCCAGTTGTTCCGCAGGGTCACAGCGATGATCGGGAAGTTAGTGCTGATAGTGAAAACAGGAAAGAGGCCCAGGAAGTAACGAATGAAGGCGATGTTGGTGATGTTAGGGTTGGTGAAATTGAGTGTGTACATGTCCATGAGGATCTCATTGCGGAAGCAGTAGATGGCCGTGAAGGACAGGAGGCTGTAGAAACCCAGTATTAAGATGTAATCCAGCAGCACCAGCTTGTTTACATGCTGCTTCTTGGAGATTGGAGTGATGAGGGACGGCAGTGAGTGCTGGCACATGAAGGAGTAGACACACACCCCAAAGAGGTTGGGGATCCCCGAGAGCTGCGCCAGAGGCGGGTGACCTTCCCCTTCACCCTTGCCGATGCGGATGAGGGCCAAAATAATCATGACGACAAAAGCTGCAAAACaagtgagagagagaatatggTAAGTCATGCCAGCGTCCAGGCTCCCAAACACAGCTCTCCTCGGCAGCACAATCTCTGCACTAGATCTCGCTACATGTCTACAGCTCAAGAGATAAGGAAAACTACTTCCCTGTGGAGAATGTGGCAGTGCATATCAAGGAAGAATATACAAGGGAGTTACCACTTTATTGGCTTTCAACATGAGGCTGTACATCAGAGAGAATCCATATGGGAACAGCCTTCTGACTTGGTCTTTAGCAAGTATCTCTCACCATCACCCTCTCTCAGGAAATGGGCACGCTGTGCTCTGCAAAGTCCAACACTGCTGTCATTCATCACCTCAGGGTCCCTCTTCCTAGCCTCCTTGCAGAGGTATGTGAAACACCTTCCCCCCACATGAAGTTAGCCTAAAGGGTATTTGAGAGAGATTACTCTGTGCAGGAGGCAAGATCCTTAACCTGGCCACAGACCCCAATGCCACTTGTGAGACTTGCTAATTGAGGTCCCTGAAGCATTAGCCtgtggggtgtgtgttggggatAGCACCTGTGAGAGTTGCACTATCACCTGGGAAGGTGGGTGGAACAACCACTAGCACTGGCTATTTCTTGGGCAGGAAGAACAGGCTGTCTACTGCTAATcccagaggagggagagaaactaaagcagcactgaaaaaaaaaaaagacattaaaatTCATCAGTTCCAGGCATAAAATCCATTTGCCTGCCCTTTACCCTGATAATGGGAAAAAACTCAACTAATGATATTTTACTAGCCTGTCAAAACAAGGTACTTGCTATGGACAAGAAGAAATATGAACGGTTGGGTTAAAGTCTAGGCAGGAAATGAAGCCTGTATCACACTCCAGCAGTAGAACCTGGGCTAAAAGCAGTTAGCCACGTACAAGGGACAACAGCCGAGCAATAGGCACGGTAAGAACCACATCCTAGTGTTATGGAAGTCACCGGAAGCCTGAGAGAGCTGGTCACTGGCTGAGTTATCAAAGGGTGAAGCATTTTGCCTGCTTGACAATGACAGACGGTATCTGCAatctgagagtatgtctacactacccaccggaccgatgggcagcgatcgatccagcgggcatcgatttatcgcatctagtctagatgcgataatcgacccccaagcgctctcccgctgactcctgtactccagcgctgcaagaggcgcaggcagagtcgacgggggagtgacAGCAGTCGACTcacgcagtgaagacaccacggtaagtcgatctaagtacgtcgacttcagctacgttattcgaTTCCCCCCCCAGTGCAGACCAGGGCATAGATTGGTAACGACTGGGAAGACATGATGGCCCTGGCTCTTGTACAGCTCTGTCTCTGACTGAGAGCCAAAGCACAGCAACGAGTTACCAGgtcatacaaaaaataaaataaaatgctgacGTTCCTATTACACAGCTTTGAATGTCATTAAGTAAAACAGCAGACAAACGAAAGCAGCAAGTCTCCGCGCGGAGCAGCCCATAGCAGGAAGGCCATGAGTGTGCTGAAAACGTTGGGTGCCTGCCACAGGGGAACAAGGATGCTCATTTGTTCAGCAACTGTAATGGCTCCTACACCCACCAGCGCCTGGAGACTCTGCGGTGTTGTTGACGACCCCTTGGTGGGAGTAGATCTAAGGAAATCATTCACAAGCACTCTGCTTTATCCAGTCCGTAGAAGGGAACAGATCAACTTCATCCAAAGCCTCCACTGATGCAGAACTGGAACGTCTTTTCTCTTAAGCCAGGGGCAATTGTACTTCCCAGCATCCAACACAGCCTTGGCACTAAGCGTGCCAGTAACTGGGCCTAGCACCCCAACACATCCATTTACCCCTTTCACTGGCCAAACTCTGATACGTGCCCTACTGCAGAGAGCCTAATGCCATAGACTCGTTACCCAAGGATGACGACTCCTAAACTCACAGGGTACACATTACCCATTTCACCCCATATCATAAGCAGTTACCCACACTCATCCCCTAACCCTTTATCATCCCTAGTTACCCACCAGCTCCACCCATTCCCCTACAGCTCACCCTTTCATTCCCTCTTAAAGAGTGTCCTCTTTGAACTGATCCTCTATCCGTAAGGCCcttccaaattcacagccatgaaaaatgtgtcatgggctgtgaaatctggtcttttgtgtgcttttaccctatactacacagatttcacaggggggaaccagagtttctcaaaccgGAGGTCCTTCCCCAAGAGGGAGTTGCAGaggggggtgtcacaaggttatgggggggagggggagactgtggtattgccacccttatttctgcactgccttcagagctgggtggccgtaGAGTGGCAGCtattggctgggtgcccagctctgaaggcagtgccccccTGCAATACCggaccatgccacccttacttctacgctgctgccttcagagctgagcggccggagagtggtggctgctgaccgagggcccagctctgcaggctgcagtgcagaagtaagggtggcaatactataccatgccgtccttacttctgcgctgctgctgacgccgacggctctgccttcagagctgggatcccgggCAACAgtcgctgctctccagctgcccagctctgaaggcagcactgctacctgcagcagcacaaaagtaagggtagCGGTACTACAACCCCTCTACTATAACCTtgcaactccccacccccaccccacctttctgggtcaggacccctacaattacactaccatgaaatttcacatttaaatagctgaaacaatgaaatttactatttttaaaatcttatgaccatgaaattgaccaatatagactgaatttggtagggccttatcAGACTCCATGACACATTTCAATCCACCCCTCTGCAGTTAGCATTTTATTGGCCGCATGAGCTACCCACTTTAGATTTTTCACCCCCAAGTGAAAGACGACAATTCTGCTGATAATTTTGCAGGGGGTCTAGAATATAAACTGGCTGCTACACCAGACCTATTATATAAAGGCATAACTCGAGCAAAATCACATTTGGAGTATCAGACAACATCCATCCCCGAAACCGGACATAGTGGAGAAAGCTGTGAGGATTCAGAGCTCTCTCCCCTCTGGGTATTTACACACTTTCTCCAATTCTAATCTGAGCCAAGGAAAAAGATGCATTACAAACCCAAAGGCAGTCATCACAGGAAAGGCCTTTCTAGTTCTCTGGTAAAGTGTCCCTGCTCCCCAAATGATCACTGACAGAAAGACTCCAGAATGCTTGTTAGCCACTCTAGCAAAAGCAGAAAGACCTTCAAGTCATCCAGAGCCTGCCTCGGGACACCGAGTATACTCAGCAGGGCTGAGCGCGAGCTTGGACAGACTGACAGGAACAAGAAAGGAAACGCAAGACAGGAGAGGACACAAGACTCCGAAGCGAACGAGCAAGACAGGTTACACTGTTGGGAAATGCAAACAGaagacatttctctctctcttttgggaGAAGCGTTCGACTCATGAAGCCCAGTCTTATATCTCTGTCATATCTTAACTATTTTTAACTGCAAGAGCCCTGCACCTCTTTCCCCGCTGAAGAGAGCACAAATCTCTACCATCTCTGCTCAGTCAAGAGctgacctatcagctctcatTCAACAATGCACAGCGGGATCAGCTGAACGCCCTGGTGAGCCTCAGAGTTTGCACCCCTTTTCAGAGTCTTTGTATGGCAGACTGGTAACCTTAGTCAGCTGCTCTGCGGGGATCGGAGCACCAGGAGCTTTATTCACACAGGACTCTAGCAGTAGAGCCTTGCAGGCTAGCTTCTGTTTCCAGTATACGCTCTTACAGCAGGGGAGCAGTGCAGAATCACATTTCCACTGCGCAGCCTGCCAGAGTCAATCCCCTCGGTACTCCCGCCTCCACACTCCATGCCTGTTATGGAGATGGGCCACATGAGACCTGGCACAGCTTTCTACGCAGGTGACCTGCATGCACACAAACACCAAGCTGTGGAAGGAGGCTAAGAGGCTGCTTCCAATTCCGAGACAAAAAAACAATTCTCCAACTTGCTTCTGGACCGTTAAGATTTTTTGGTTTAGAATAAAAACTGCTGGAGGCAGAACCTGAGTTGATTCCCTACTTTTTTAGGGTTCTGTGTACAGACCCCCACTTTCACATTCTGCCCATGTCAGCCTACTCCAGTtattctgacttcagtgggctttggatcagatccctAATGGGGAATGATGGGGTTCCCCAGCACAAGGCCACCCACCGTGGAGACTGTAGAATCTGTTAGAACTACTGATGCAATATTTCAAAAGTGTTCAGAGAACCTTGGATAGAAGACTGCAGAGAAGAGCAAGCTATTATGCTCCATAGAATGGCTGTATTGCCTAAATGAATTCTCTTCCTGACATGGCTATCCCAGTGATGCAAGTCTAACAAGAGAGGttaaaaatctagcaatagcttGTCAAAGCAGAAGTGCTACTGCTCTGCAAGAAGCTCTCAAATGAAATGTCCCCCTAGCTCTGTGTTGGCAACATGTAGGAGTGTTATCCTTTTCAGGGGCTCGTAGCGTGCCCATCTCCCATCCTTTGAGggggatggggctggctgggtgAACTGGGAGACTCCCCCACAGAAGTCCCGACCACAGATAGATCTCTATTGCAATGCTTCCACAGCAGCTGTATTCTCTCTCGGCCATTGGGGTGGAACAGTGTCTCTCCCCTGTCCTCGTTGCTGAAATTGGAAAATTAAATGTTCACATATTAGATTTATTACCTGTCCCTGGGAGGAAGCAAGACACAAATGAAAACTCTGAAATTAGTTATGCCCAATGATAAATCAAGATGAAAAGAGGATGACAGCCTCTGACTGACAAGCAGTCTCGAGCAGATAAGAAAAGGATCCCGTGTGTATGCATGAAGCTTCCTGTTCACATCCTTCTATTCTTGGGCTAGCAGGCTGAAGGCAAAGCCAAAATACTCCATTAAAGTAGCCTACGGCTCCAGCACTAACATTCCTATGGTGCTCCTGCACCTGGAGGGAACCTGGTTAGCAGAGAGAAAATGTGTTAAGAAAATTGCTCATGTGTAAGGAATAGGTTTGGGCAGGAGGGACTGAAATATGAAGCAGGGATGGAAGAGACCTTCAAACACCACTTCAGAAGGATGAGAGCCAGAGAAATATAGAAGACAAATATAGCTCTGGTCCCATCCACACTAGCTAGCAGTCACCAAACAAAAAATGGCTGATGACAGAAATCTAGTACAGCTTCTCCAATCAGCATGGATTGGGGTTATTTTTCTGAAAACTGCACTTGTCAAACCATACTGCACTTGTCACACCATGCTATAGCCTATACCATCCACACCCCACCCAAAGTAGCGTATAGCTTGGTCTTATGCTGATCCAGGAAACTATGCTAGAACCTCGTTTAGAAATTCAGTTGCCGCTAGCATGATTTTCAGTTGTTGCACAGACAACACCAAAACTGCAACCATTTCTCCAGGGAACGTAGGAGATAAAAGCAAGAGGATCAGACACCTTCATAGTTGGAGACAGGCCTCAAGAATGTCAAGGGCATATGTAAGATGCCTGTACACCACTGGTTCTCCTGTAGTGTTTCATGGAGCACTCCTGGTGAGCTCCATCATGAAACATTTTGAGACCCAAGCAGTGGGAATTagaagtggggggctgggagaaggaTGTCTGTATGAGAACATTTCTTAGTAAGTGCATAGGAGAATGAAAGGAGATGGAGAATGCCTTCTCTACACCATGTGATGAGAACCATAGAGATAACCTACCAGGGGAAGGGGTAGCAGAAAGGAGGGAAGGCCAGAAAGATCACAAGAGACTATGAAAAATGAAACACAACTGTAAAGTGATGGTAATATGATGCAGCACCCCGCCtctgcttcctcccccaccccccgacacCCATGTGAACTGCAGCTTCCTTGGAAAACAGTGTTTATGGCTGATTGAAACAGTTACACTAGTCAGAGGCAGATTACATGGTTTCAAGGGGTTACATCCCACCTTCTCGAGAGCACATCTTACTGGTGAAGGATGGAAAAGAGGTGACAAATGAAACACAACATGGCTTTTTAATTACCACCCCCGCCTGAGATTTTCTGTTGTTCATGGGGAGAGGACACCAGCTCTCTAACCTGGAGGACACAGGCGTCTGCTGAGAGGAAAGCTAAGGCTGCCTGTACTCCTTGACCAAAGAGGAAGATTTTAGAAAGATGACAGCTCCGCTATCAAGCTGTCGTGGCCAGATGAGGGAGGAATACACATGAGCCTATATCCGAAAAGCAGCACTGATGGAAATCTGGGAGTCTAGGGATATTTAACATTCCATCTGTGCTGGCGCTAGTGGATCGATAACACAAAGCCATACAGGGAAGTGAGAAAGTGAAATCAGTCTTTCTGAACTCATTTCCTCAGAGCCCAACTGGGATCCCTCCGTTAGCCTcatgcctgccctgcattccttcacaggggaaggggggctgggctgggctgatcTCGGTCGACAGTAGAGTAGGGAATTGGGAAGTCTCAGGCTCACTCCATGCGAGGAGCTGGAGGCACCAATAGGGTGTTCCCACGTTTGCCCTCCATCCCCCTGCAAGATGCAAGTGCTGGAAGACAGCAGTCTCAGGTTGGCTCGTTGTCCTAGGTGTTCAAGATGTTCCTTCCCATTCTCCTTCCAGGCAGAGGGGTGAGAATGTGGTATGCTCAGATGCCATCCTCAGTGCATTAGGAGCAAGGACAGAAATGCAGTTTTCCCTTCTTCTCTGTGCTCGGAGCAAGTCTGGGACTTGGATCTCTGTCGCTGAATGGTGGTGGGAAAACACAGCCCTCCCATGTTCATACTCCATCCCTCCACATGGAGAGAAGTGGCCAACGGGCCGGTCTTGGGTCACCCCTCTCCTCCACCAAGTTTGCTCTTCACCCTCCACAAGGAGCAGGTGTGGAAACAAAGCATTCACCAGTCTGCTGCTCCTCTGTCCCTGCCACATCGCCGATGCACAGCAGGTAGCAGCCTTCACCAGGGGACAGGACCTGGGTCTCTCCAATTCCTGGATATTTAAATTTACAGCTGCTATGAGACAGAATTTAGGGAGGTCAGAAGAAAACAATGTCTCCGTTTTGCCATTAAACTCATTATGAATATTTGATGATTGAGGCATGGTGTCCTGGAGTCGGGTGCCTGGAGTGCTTTTAATTTGACTTAGTTGCCAAGGAAGGTTTTCAACATtcataataataaatacataaaaatcacAGCTGCGAATCCTCCCAAGAATTCGATTCCACTGGTGCTTTCATAAGGCAACAGAAACCCCGTCAAGCCTGAAAAGCTGCGGATATTGGGGAGGGGAAGACTATCTGCCCTTGAGCAGTAAATCTGTCCCCCTAGAGCTGTTGCCCCCATATCGTGCTCCACGATGATTTTCTGACTTCACTTTTCCTTGTAGCCCATTGGTGCAGCTCTGCATGGTAGGACTGATGCAGCAGAGGCACTATTTTTAGAGGAGTTTTGGAGAGAAAGTTTTGCCTGGAAGGTAGAGAAGTTGCTTCCAGATCAGCCTTACGCAGAAGGAAACAGGAAGGTCCCAAGTCAAGATGTGCaccgaggaggaggaagaaacgCCAGGTGATGTGTCAGTCGCACTGTTCAGATAGAGCGTAACTGGCCAGGACCATGCTGCACGTCAAGCCTCACTGGTGCTAGGCGACGGAGCGTTTGCTCTCCCGGTGACAATCTGAAAGGTGCTGTACTACAGACTCAGTGTGCACAGGTCCCCATAATGCCCGGACAGCAGCCAAGGGCCAGTGCAGCGGACTAGGCTTTGTGCTGAACTCTGACTCCAAACACTGTTCCTTCCTCAGGCACTTCCAAGCAGCAATGTCTTAATGATCTTGGGGAACTGCTCCCGAGCACTCataggggcagcaggctgcagacCAGCGGCAAGCAGTCGAGCTTTGCAGAGCAACCTCCATTTCTATTTTCGGCCGGCATTATCCCCTTCGCGGAAGAGAGACGGCAACAGGGATACAAACAGTCAGCGAGACGTGGATAAC
The Mauremys reevesii isolate NIE-2019 linkage group 15, ASM1616193v1, whole genome shotgun sequence DNA segment above includes these coding regions:
- the TMEM104 gene encoding transmembrane protein 104 isoform X2 translates to MAGGITDTGELYSPYVGLVYMFNLIVGTGALTMPKAFATAGWLVSLILIMFLGFMSYMTTTFVMEAMAAANAQLRWKRMEKHKEDDDEDSSSGVSDSDVLLPDGYARSETRPILSVQRRGSPSIFEITERVEMGQMASMFFNKVGINLFYFCIIIYLYGDLAIYAAAVPVSLMQVTCVTGNHSCSVEDVTKYNDTDKCWGPIRRIDAYRLYLAAFTLLLGPFTFFNVQKTKYLQIMTSLMRWIAFVVMIILALIRIGKGEGEGHPPLAQLSGIPNLFGVCVYSFMCQHSLPSLITPISKKQHVNKLVLLDYILILGFYSLLSFTAIYCFRNEILMDMYTLNFTNPNITNIAFIRYFLGLFPVFTISTNFPIIAVTLRNNWKTLFHREGGTYPWVVDRIVFPAITLIPPVLVAVCTHDLESLVGITGAYAGNGIQYIIPAFLAYCSRKDTQLIFGSGTVNNHLSPFRHIFWIWFVLLWSLFCFVFVTANIILSETKL
- the TMEM104 gene encoding transmembrane protein 104 isoform X1 produces the protein MAGGITDTGELYSPYVGLVYMFNLIVGTGALTMPKAFATAGWLVSLILIMFLGFMSYMTTTFVMEAMAAANAQLRWKRMEKHKEDDDEDSSSGVSDSDVLLPDGYARSETRPILSVQRRGSPSIFEITERVEMGQMASMFFNKVGINLFYFCIIIYLYGDLAIYAAAVPVSLMQVTCSVTGNHSCSVEDVTKYNDTDKCWGPIRRIDAYRLYLAAFTLLLGPFTFFNVQKTKYLQIMTSLMRWIAFVVMIILALIRIGKGEGEGHPPLAQLSGIPNLFGVCVYSFMCQHSLPSLITPISKKQHVNKLVLLDYILILGFYSLLSFTAIYCFRNEILMDMYTLNFTNPNITNIAFIRYFLGLFPVFTISTNFPIIAVTLRNNWKTLFHREGGTYPWVVDRIVFPAITLIPPVLVAVCTHDLESLVGITGAYAGNGIQYIIPAFLAYCSRKDTQLIFGSGTVNNHLSPFRHIFWIWFVLLWSLFCFVFVTANIILSETKL